A segment of the Aridibaculum aurantiacum genome:
CCTACTAAACTTACCTGGGACGATCAGTTTGTCAACGGTTCATTTAACGTAAATAATCCTACTTCGCAGATCATACGCAATACCAATCGTAACTATTTTGAACTGGCTACAGGTCTTGCCTTTACGCGTCCTTTGGGTGAAATGGGAACCTTGTACATCGGCGGTAGCATGTTTCATATTACCAGGCCACGTGTGTCTTTTGATCCTAATAATGAAGACAGGCTTGAAAGGAAGTATGGTTTAAATGGTGGCCTTACAGTGCCTACAGGTGCACGTGATGCATTTACCTTTTATACAGATGCATTTTTCCAGGGAGGCCACAGGCAAAACATGATTGGTGGGATGTATACAATGGCGCTTGCTGATGAATACTATGATGATAAGAACAAGACCAGCCTGCACGTTGGTGGCGCTTATCGTTGGAACGATGCGTTCATTCCTGTAATAAAACTCGACTATCAAAACTTCAGCTTCGGGCTTAGTTACGATGTGAATACTTCAAAACTGAAAACTGCATCGCAGAGCAGGGGTGGATTCGAATTTACCCTAACATACCGCAACAATGCCATAGGTGCTGGTCATAATGGTGATGTGCCATGCCCAAGGTTTGGTAGTAACTTCTAAACGATTGATGT
Coding sequences within it:
- a CDS encoding PorP/SprF family type IX secretion system membrane protein, giving the protein MKKYFTLALVVVSLCTANAQDYNFSQFYELPLLRNPALAGIFDGNFRAKSVFRNQWQSVTTPYRTSGISAEMKFHAGRGNWHNLAMQATYDVAGDSRLSRVQVLPVYTFHLQIAEENYLSMGMMAGAVSSQFDPTKLTWDDQFVNGSFNVNNPTSQIIRNTNRNYFELATGLAFTRPLGEMGTLYIGGSMFHITRPRVSFDPNNEDRLERKYGLNGGLTVPTGARDAFTFYTDAFFQGGHRQNMIGGMYTMALADEYYDDKNKTSLHVGGAYRWNDAFIPVIKLDYQNFSFGLSYDVNTSKLKTASQSRGGFEFTLTYRNNAIGAGHNGDVPCPRFGSNF